One window of Leifsonia sp. AK011 genomic DNA carries:
- a CDS encoding SDR family oxidoreductase produces the protein MTDVSTPELRLAGKRIVITGGARGIGGAIAARYVAEGARVSILDRLAAEGAAHAASLGADFHEVDLLDPLDAERATKAAVEGLGGVDVLVNSAGILRFTPLLDLTVKDWNETFSINTRAMLTTMQVCVRSMIAEGTSGKIINLASMAAKKGGAGEGAYPASKAAVVALTRQAALEWGVHGITANSLCPGYILTEMGAATRTQEKIDAWSAYSPLGRLGEPSDVASVALFLASSDSDYLTGQAINVTGGMVMH, from the coding sequence GTGACTGACGTCTCCACCCCCGAGCTCCGGCTCGCAGGAAAGCGCATCGTCATCACTGGCGGGGCTCGCGGTATCGGCGGAGCCATCGCGGCCCGCTACGTGGCCGAGGGGGCTCGCGTGAGCATCCTCGACCGCCTCGCCGCCGAGGGAGCCGCACACGCGGCATCCCTCGGCGCAGACTTCCACGAGGTGGACCTGCTGGACCCGCTCGACGCCGAGCGCGCGACCAAGGCCGCCGTCGAGGGACTCGGAGGGGTTGACGTGCTCGTCAACTCCGCCGGCATCCTGCGTTTCACTCCCCTGCTCGACCTCACGGTCAAGGACTGGAACGAGACCTTCTCCATCAACACGCGCGCCATGCTCACGACGATGCAGGTGTGCGTGCGCAGCATGATCGCCGAGGGCACGAGCGGCAAGATCATCAACCTCGCGAGCATGGCAGCCAAGAAGGGCGGGGCGGGCGAGGGCGCCTACCCTGCATCCAAGGCTGCGGTCGTCGCACTGACCCGCCAGGCCGCACTCGAATGGGGCGTGCACGGCATCACCGCGAACTCGCTGTGCCCCGGCTACATCCTCACCGAGATGGGTGCGGCTACGCGCACCCAGGAGAAGATCGACGCGTGGTCGGCGTACTCGCCGCTCGGGCGCCTCGGTGAACCGTCGGATGTCGCATCCGTCGCTCTCTTTCTCGCAAGCTCAGACTCCGACTACCTCACCGGCCAGGCGATCAACGTCACCGGTGGGATGGTCATGCACTAA
- a CDS encoding FAD-binding oxidoreductase — MTVEALAEELRTLLGDTGVSTDLAARERASIDGARLSPVISEQLPLGLADIVAYPTTSALIAATVAAAVRHGVPITPRGKGTGNYGQAIPFEGGLVLDTSRARQIVEVGDGYLVAEAGATLVSIELAANKAGQQVLMYPSTANSTIGGFISGGSGGTGSIKHGMLHEDFVLALDVVHAVPDAELVHLEGKDTEPYIHNYGTAGIVATVTVALEPLQDWRAFYASFDTFEQALSVIRPFADLEPTPRLVSADLPTLAEALPSNPAIPAGRASLRAILDVASLEAATALVEGAGGRVEDIREGAQESMKLSMMSYNHPIEWLQKAYPNTYFHVEVAGDALVDRIDEVHAVYPGGMLHIEAQKGRPIGMLAGTYTTADDVWAGFDKLAALGIGFHNPHQWFVDYEPERTLELAETTDPQNLLNPGKLQAKPAVATGSQV; from the coding sequence ATGACTGTCGAAGCCCTCGCCGAAGAACTCAGGACCCTGCTCGGGGACACCGGTGTCAGCACGGATCTCGCGGCGCGGGAGCGAGCATCGATCGACGGCGCGCGGCTCTCGCCCGTGATCAGTGAGCAGTTGCCGCTGGGTCTCGCGGACATCGTTGCCTACCCGACCACCTCGGCGCTCATCGCCGCGACCGTCGCAGCGGCCGTGCGCCACGGGGTTCCGATCACCCCACGCGGCAAGGGCACCGGCAACTACGGCCAGGCCATCCCGTTCGAGGGTGGTCTCGTGCTCGACACCTCGCGCGCGCGGCAGATCGTCGAGGTCGGCGATGGCTACCTCGTGGCCGAGGCCGGCGCGACGCTCGTCTCCATCGAGCTCGCCGCCAACAAGGCAGGTCAGCAGGTACTCATGTACCCGTCCACCGCGAACTCCACGATCGGCGGCTTCATCTCGGGCGGCTCCGGCGGCACGGGCTCGATCAAACACGGCATGCTCCACGAGGACTTCGTGCTCGCGCTCGACGTCGTGCACGCCGTGCCGGATGCCGAGCTAGTCCACCTCGAGGGCAAGGACACCGAGCCGTACATCCACAACTACGGCACCGCCGGAATCGTCGCGACGGTCACCGTCGCGCTCGAGCCCCTGCAGGACTGGCGAGCGTTCTACGCGAGCTTCGACACCTTCGAGCAGGCGCTCTCGGTGATCCGGCCCTTCGCCGATCTCGAGCCCACGCCGCGCCTGGTGTCCGCCGACCTCCCGACCCTGGCCGAGGCACTGCCCAGCAACCCCGCGATTCCCGCGGGACGGGCATCCCTTCGGGCGATCCTGGATGTCGCATCCCTCGAGGCCGCGACCGCGCTCGTCGAGGGTGCCGGCGGCCGCGTCGAGGACATCCGCGAGGGAGCACAGGAGTCGATGAAGCTCTCGATGATGAGCTACAACCACCCCATCGAGTGGCTGCAGAAGGCTTACCCCAACACGTACTTCCACGTCGAGGTCGCGGGCGACGCGCTCGTCGACCGTATCGACGAGGTGCACGCGGTCTACCCTGGCGGCATGCTGCACATCGAAGCGCAGAAGGGCCGACCGATCGGGATGCTCGCCGGCACGTACACGACTGCCGATGACGTCTGGGCGGGCTTCGACAAGCTCGCCGCCCTGGGGATCGGCTTCCACAACCCGCACCAGTGGTTCGTCGACTACGAGCCCGAGCGCACCCTCGAACTTGCCGAGACGACCGACCCGCAGAACCTGCTCAACCCCGGCAAGCTCCAGGCGAAGCCCGCCGTGGCGACCGGGAGCCAGGTGTGA
- a CDS encoding creatininase family protein, with the protein MSRLLTDLPGPALATTLTAESIIVLPVGSIEHHGPHLPLSTDLIMADELSRRIVEASPLDVWLLPPLAFTKSDEHDWAPGTVWIGWETLMRTVVEIGDSIAATPARTLVFYNGHGGNIALLQVALREIRRRTGLRTFLMSASVPAGETEAGFGIHGGHGETSLIMALRPDLVHLTMTERWVPDHLAEFEQVKFNGGPVAFGWVSNDFGPSGVVGDPTTANLAEGEALLAASVAQGVAALDEISRFRHSPGAQL; encoded by the coding sequence GTGAGCCGCCTGCTCACCGACCTGCCGGGGCCCGCTCTGGCGACGACCCTCACGGCCGAATCGATCATCGTGCTGCCGGTCGGCTCGATCGAGCACCACGGACCGCACCTCCCGCTGTCGACCGACCTGATCATGGCCGACGAGCTCTCCCGACGCATCGTCGAAGCGTCGCCGTTGGATGTCTGGCTCCTCCCGCCGCTCGCCTTCACCAAGTCCGACGAGCACGACTGGGCCCCCGGCACCGTCTGGATCGGCTGGGAGACGCTCATGCGCACGGTCGTCGAGATCGGTGACTCCATCGCTGCCACGCCCGCTCGCACCCTCGTGTTCTACAACGGACACGGCGGCAATATAGCGCTCCTCCAGGTGGCTCTGCGGGAGATCCGGCGCAGGACGGGGCTCCGCACTTTCCTCATGAGCGCCTCGGTGCCCGCAGGGGAGACCGAGGCGGGGTTCGGCATCCACGGCGGCCACGGCGAGACCTCGCTGATCATGGCGCTGCGCCCGGACCTGGTTCACCTCACGATGACTGAGCGTTGGGTTCCCGACCACCTCGCCGAGTTCGAGCAGGTGAAGTTCAACGGCGGGCCGGTGGCCTTCGGGTGGGTCTCCAACGACTTCGGGCCGTCTGGCGTGGTGGGCGACCCCACCACGGCGAACCTCGCAGAGGGCGAGGCGCTGCTCGCGGCATCCGTCGCCCAGGGTGTCGCTGCGCTCGACGAGATCTCGCGGTTCCGCCACAGCCCGGGAGCGCAACTGTGA
- a CDS encoding pyridoxamine 5'-phosphate oxidase family protein, translated as MSEHWQKLVEWLPANDDPNRPRITLSTAVPDARTLLMSEFDEHGFYFHTDSRSRKVQQLADDPRVALTFLWPDFTRQLVVLGDAELAPIEEQARAYRARSAYLKQLAWLNDYENAQLPVEERRERWASFTDDPDALQPPATWVGFLVRPHRLTFWEGDPLAASRRTEFTLTDGDWEKSYLPG; from the coding sequence GTGAGCGAACACTGGCAGAAGCTCGTCGAGTGGCTTCCCGCGAACGACGACCCGAACCGCCCGCGCATCACACTCTCGACGGCGGTGCCGGATGCCAGAACTCTCCTCATGAGCGAGTTCGATGAGCACGGCTTCTACTTCCACACCGACTCGCGGTCCCGCAAGGTGCAGCAACTCGCGGACGACCCGCGCGTGGCGCTGACGTTCCTGTGGCCCGACTTCACGCGGCAGCTCGTGGTGCTCGGCGACGCGGAACTCGCCCCCATCGAAGAACAGGCCCGCGCCTACCGCGCGCGATCGGCCTACCTCAAACAGCTCGCCTGGCTCAACGACTACGAGAACGCGCAGCTGCCCGTCGAGGAACGGCGCGAGCGCTGGGCGTCGTTCACCGATGACCCCGACGCTCTCCAGCCGCCCGCGACCTGGGTCGGCTTCCTCGTGCGCCCGCACCGCCTGACCTTCTGGGAGGGCGACCCGCTCGCCGCCTCCCGCCGCACCGAGTTCACCCTCACCGACGGCGACTGGGAGAAGTCCTACCTCCCCGGATAG
- the mmuM gene encoding homocysteine S-methyltransferase encodes MQRPFTVLDGGLSTVLEDAGHNLRHELWTARLITQQPEALVEAHRAFVTAGAEVIITSSYQASVGGFEAAGLSRAKAEAALRSTTRLAREAVADATAVVAASVGPFGATLANGSEYHGRYGIDHNDLRDFHRSRLELLIDSAPDLLAIETIPTVAEARALGEALDGLDAPPIWFAFTCGDGGHTAGGDRIEDAITVASGIPGVAAVGVNCTSPEHIGELLRRASTVTDLPLLAYANGGQVWNSALGVWEGPPVAANDRAVVGEWLDAGARIVGGCCGVGAAGIAGLRAWRDGLPT; translated from the coding sequence ATGCAGCGTCCCTTCACCGTGCTCGATGGTGGGCTGTCGACCGTGCTCGAGGACGCAGGCCACAACCTTCGGCATGAGTTGTGGACCGCGCGGCTGATCACTCAGCAACCCGAGGCTTTGGTCGAGGCACACCGTGCCTTCGTCACCGCCGGCGCCGAGGTCATCATCACCTCCAGCTACCAGGCGAGCGTCGGCGGGTTTGAGGCCGCGGGCCTGAGTCGAGCAAAGGCCGAGGCCGCACTGCGCTCGACCACGAGGTTGGCGCGAGAAGCCGTAGCGGATGCGACGGCCGTAGTCGCGGCATCCGTCGGCCCCTTCGGCGCGACCCTCGCCAACGGCTCCGAGTACCACGGACGCTACGGAATCGATCACAACGACCTCCGCGACTTCCACCGGTCGCGCCTCGAGCTGCTCATCGACTCCGCGCCCGACCTCCTCGCGATCGAGACCATCCCCACCGTCGCCGAGGCCCGAGCCCTGGGCGAGGCGCTCGACGGGCTCGACGCTCCCCCGATCTGGTTCGCCTTCACGTGCGGCGATGGTGGGCACACGGCGGGCGGTGACCGCATCGAGGACGCGATCACCGTGGCCAGTGGCATCCCCGGGGTCGCGGCGGTGGGCGTGAACTGCACGTCGCCCGAGCACATCGGGGAACTGCTGCGCCGGGCATCCACCGTGACCGACCTTCCGCTGCTCGCCTACGCCAACGGCGGGCAGGTCTGGAACTCGGCCCTCGGCGTGTGGGAGGGCCCACCCGTCGCGGCCAATGACCGCGCGGTCGTCGGAGAGTGGCTAGACGCCGGAGCACGCATCGTGGGCGGATGCTGCGGGGTCGGCGCCGCAGGCATCGCCGGGTTGCGCGCCTGGCGCGACGGGCTCCCCACTTGA
- a CDS encoding ABC-F family ATP-binding cassette domain-containing protein, producing the protein MPAISLLRADGISHAYGDRTVLTDLSLTVSAGQRLGLLGDNGAGKSTLLRLLAGIEEPDRGDIQRPERTGYLAQEVRFDDAAPLSALIEDAIAPLRAVDREIADAAASLTTDPTAEARYAAALELAEAMDLWSLESRRDALLEGLGVAGIPLDRTLGEVSGGQRSRVALAALLLGRPGALLLDEPTNHLDDDAVDFLANTLQEWRGAIVFASHDRDFLDDVATGLLDIDPSRAGVTRFGGNYSEYLAAKAAERTRWEATFAAEEKELATLQANALGSARTVAHDRGPRDNDKFITRFKGGNVQKTIARRVRNVEGRIEDLLETRVEEPPEALRFRGITRGSHPLEGEVLRATGVRVDGRLRLDELVVASADRVLVTGANGAGKSTLLSVLAGRIRPDAGTLERRRGLRIALLEQDVRWADPSLSALSIYERTLGEQRAEAVPLASLGLLTERDAERAVGALSIGQQRRAALALIIAKPPHVFLLDEPTNHLSLTLATELEDALDSYPGAVVVASHDRWLRRRWNGREMPL; encoded by the coding sequence TTGCCAGCGATATCTTTGCTGCGCGCCGACGGCATCTCGCATGCCTACGGCGACCGCACGGTCCTCACCGACCTCTCCCTCACCGTCTCCGCCGGTCAACGACTCGGCCTCCTCGGCGACAACGGCGCCGGAAAGTCGACGCTGCTGCGTCTGCTGGCTGGCATCGAGGAGCCCGACCGGGGCGACATCCAGCGCCCCGAACGCACCGGGTACCTAGCCCAGGAGGTGCGCTTCGACGATGCCGCTCCCCTGTCGGCGCTCATCGAGGACGCCATTGCACCACTGCGCGCGGTCGACCGTGAGATAGCGGATGCCGCGGCATCCCTCACCACGGACCCGACAGCCGAGGCACGCTACGCCGCAGCGCTCGAGCTCGCGGAGGCCATGGATCTCTGGAGCCTCGAGTCACGCCGTGATGCGCTGCTCGAGGGGCTCGGGGTGGCCGGCATCCCACTCGACCGCACGCTCGGAGAGGTCTCGGGCGGACAGCGCAGCCGAGTAGCGCTCGCTGCGCTCCTCCTTGGGCGGCCCGGCGCGCTGCTGCTCGACGAACCGACCAACCACCTCGACGACGACGCGGTGGACTTCCTCGCCAACACCCTGCAGGAATGGCGCGGAGCCATCGTGTTCGCCAGCCATGACCGTGACTTCCTCGACGATGTCGCCACGGGGTTGCTCGACATCGACCCGTCGCGCGCTGGCGTCACGCGCTTCGGCGGCAACTACAGCGAGTACCTCGCTGCGAAGGCGGCCGAGCGCACGCGGTGGGAGGCAACCTTCGCGGCGGAGGAGAAGGAGCTGGCGACGCTGCAGGCCAACGCTCTCGGTAGTGCGCGCACCGTCGCCCACGATCGCGGCCCGCGGGACAACGACAAGTTCATCACCCGGTTCAAGGGCGGCAACGTGCAGAAGACGATCGCGCGCCGCGTGCGGAACGTGGAGGGGCGCATCGAGGACCTACTCGAGACGCGGGTCGAGGAGCCGCCCGAGGCGCTCAGGTTCCGTGGCATCACGCGCGGCTCGCACCCGCTCGAGGGTGAGGTGCTGAGGGCCACGGGAGTTCGAGTTGACGGGAGGCTGCGGCTCGACGAGCTGGTCGTGGCATCCGCGGATCGGGTGCTCGTGACCGGGGCTAACGGCGCGGGCAAGTCGACACTGCTCAGTGTGCTCGCTGGCCGGATTCGACCGGATGCCGGCACCCTCGAGCGACGCCGGGGGCTCCGGATCGCATTGCTCGAACAGGATGTTCGGTGGGCCGACCCCTCGCTGAGTGCGCTGTCGATCTACGAGCGCACACTCGGTGAGCAGCGAGCCGAAGCGGTGCCTCTGGCGAGCCTCGGTCTTCTCACCGAACGGGACGCCGAGAGAGCGGTCGGTGCACTGTCGATAGGGCAGCAGAGACGCGCGGCGCTCGCGCTCATCATTGCGAAGCCGCCGCACGTGTTCCTCCTCGATGAACCGACCAACCACCTGTCACTCACCCTCGCGACCGAGCTGGAGGATGCGCTCGACAGCTACCCGGGCGCGGTCGTCGTGGCGAGCCACGACAGGTGGCTACGGCGACGGTGGAACGGACGCGAGATGCCGCTGTGA
- a CDS encoding class I SAM-dependent methyltransferase, with product MSREFWDERYAAGSVWSDTPNAWVAATVASLDPGLAVDLGAGEGRNAIWLAERGWEVTAVDFSSVGLATGAAKAAEKGLDIEWVTADATAWVSPQLVDLVVVAYLQLRADALALAIGNAASYLAPGGTLALVSHDRENTVGGPQDPAILTTVEQLRAAASGLEILECAQAERETAAGTALDTVLIARR from the coding sequence GGTCTGGTCGGACACCCCGAACGCGTGGGTGGCGGCCACCGTAGCCTCGCTCGATCCGGGCCTCGCGGTCGACCTCGGCGCCGGAGAGGGTCGCAACGCGATCTGGCTGGCCGAGCGCGGCTGGGAGGTCACGGCCGTTGACTTCTCGTCCGTGGGACTCGCGACGGGAGCTGCGAAGGCGGCCGAGAAGGGCCTCGACATCGAGTGGGTCACGGCGGATGCCACGGCCTGGGTCAGCCCGCAGCTCGTCGACCTCGTGGTCGTTGCCTACCTGCAACTCCGGGCGGACGCGCTGGCCCTCGCGATCGGCAACGCCGCCAGCTACCTCGCGCCGGGCGGCACGCTCGCGCTGGTGTCCCACGATCGCGAGAACACGGTGGGCGGGCCACAGGACCCCGCGATCCTCACGACCGTCGAGCAACTGCGCGCCGCGGCATCCGGCCTCGAGATCCTCGAGTGCGCCCAGGCCGAGCGCGAGACCGCAGCCGGTACGGCCCTCGACACGGTACTCATCGCGCGTCGATAG